The genome window ACCTACTCGCCTTCCGGTTCACTGGCTAGGATAAACCCCATTGCTCGCTGGATCTCATCGCGCGATCCGAGCAGCACCACGATATCGCCTGCAAAGAGTTTTGTTTTGTCCGATGGATTAGATTCGGTGACCCCGCCTCTGGTCAACGCAATGATGGAGGCACCGGTTTTCGGACGTAGCGCGAGTTGGAGCAGTGTCTGGCCGACCGCCGGGGAATGTTCCTCGATCCTACAGGTTTCTACTTCCACATCAGCCAGAGTGCCACCGCGAAGGTGGTGTGCCAGCTCGGGCAGTTCGCTTCGTCGGAGGAGGGCGTACCCCTCTCGACGGACCTGCTCGGCCTTCCGCATGACGAAGTCTTGCGGCATGTTGTAGGTACGCAACACGAGCGCGAAGATCTCGATGGATGTCTCAAATTCTTCAGGTACCACATCATCGGCTCCCAGTTGGTGGAGTTCTTCCAACTCGCGCAAGTAGCGGGTTCGCACGACGATATGAATCTTGGGGTTCAAGCTTCGGGCGACTTGTACGGCCCGGCGAGCCATGAAGGGGTCGGAAATCGCGACGACCAGTACCCGCGCATTTTCGATCTTCACGTGCCGTAAGACATTGGGGTTTGTGGCATCTCCATAGTACAGTGGGAGTCCGTGTGCCGCTTCTCGGCGGACAGTATCCCCGTCCAAATCCAATGCAATATAAGGGACTTCCGTCTCGCCCAATACTCGAGCCAGATTCCGCCCGTTTAATCCGTATCCCACAATGATGACATGGTCCTTGATCCGGAGATGCCGCCCTTCCGTTTCCAATACATGGGCCGCGGTCTGTCTGGGAAACCAGTGACGAAGTCGCTGGATGGCCTCGACCCGGCGACCGATATGCGGCGACAGTTGCATGAGGAACGGCGTGATAATCATTGAGCAGACCGAAACAGCCAGAAAAATCTGATAGGGTGCCCCTGAGAGGAGATTGTCGTCTTGTCCCACTTGCGCCAGGATGAAGCTGAACTCTCCCACCTGTGCCAGAGCGATTCCGGTCATCACGGCGGAGCGAGGTGGCATGGATACGGCCAGCACAGCTGCCGCCCCGGTTACGAACTTCACAAGAAGGACGAAAATTAAGAGGCCGATGACCACCATAGGGTATTCAAGCAAGATGCGCCAATCCATCAGGATCCCGATGGAGACGAAAAATAGGCTATTGAAACTATCCCGAAAGGGTAAGACTTCGGCAATGGCCTGATGGCTGTACTCAGACTCCGAAATCACGAGTCCGGCGATGAAGGCACCGAGGGCCAGGGACAGTCCTCCGAGTGACGTCAGCCAGGCGATCCCGAGGCACATGACGATCACCGTCAGAAGAAACAGTTCTCGGCTTCTGCTGCGAACAATGTGTTCCAGGAGTTTCGGAACGGCGAACCATGCGCCTGCGACGATACAAACGACGACCAGGATGGACTTGCCCAACGTGAACAACACGGAGCTCAGCGTACCGTCGCTGGGGCTGGCGAGAATGGGTGTGAGCAAGATCATGGGGACCACGGCTAAATCCTGGAACACAAGAATACCGATCGTAGCCCGTCCATGGGGTGAGTCGCTGTCACCACTGGCTGCCAGCGCTTTCAGCACAATCGCGGTGCTGCTGAGTGACAGGAGGAACCCCCAGAAAATGGCCTGTGGTGTCGGCAAGCCTGCCAACAATCCTCCTGCCAGCGCAATGGCGATGACGCCTCCGACTTGAATCGGAGCCGCGATAAGGAGGAGTCGGCGAAGCGAGGCCAGATGTTTTAATGAAAATTCAATGCCGATCGTGAAGAGTAGCAAGACGATCCCGATTTCCGCCAAGACCTGCACAGTCTCGATATCGGAAATAAGGTTCAGTCCATGTGGGCCGGCCAACGCCCCTGCAACGAGAAATCCGGCGATCGAAGGCAACCGAAATTGGTGGAAGAGGAACACCACGGCGATCGAGACCGTGTAAATGAGGAGTAAATTTCCAAGGACACCATAGTCGGTCATCTTACTGGTTCATCTCACCTGTGGTAAGTCAACGATTCTGTCAATTGATGGTTCTGCTGAAGTATCGCTCCAGCCGGACTATGCTCACGACCAATCAGCTATCACGGAAGTGATACGCAGGATACCTGAGCGCGCCATGCGGGACAAGGCAAAGCTGGATATATGGGTGTGAAATGCGTGTGAAGAGAGGGGAGTCCTTCTAATAATCTCGACCCTGTTCCGTTGGCAAGAACAAGGGATCAGTCGGCATAGAAGACAATAGACGGGACGGATGCAATTTCAGTGTGTGCGGTTCCTGAAAGGACGCTCCAGCCTGAGTTTCCCCCCTCCAAAGAGGCATAGACGAAAAAAGAGGGCATTCCGTAGGGTAGGGGCACCATAGACTAGGCAACCACGGCGTGTGCTTCGGGATCTGGAGGTGCCACATGCGACTGAACCATACATTGTGTCTCTCGGCAGTAATCCTCGCAGTTGCCTCTGGGGCCGCGGCCTTTGATGATTCGACTTCCGGAAGCGCGACGACCTGGGAGTGTCAACAAACAGACGGTAGCTATCTGTATACCAACAGAGAGAAAGATGGGTGTTCTGTGTTGATACTCAAGCCGATTTCCGTCGTGCCCGGTTTGGAGAATATGCCCACTGCTCCACGAACTCTGACCACCGGCGCAGCCCACTATGGGGTGTCCCCCCGCCAGGATCATTCGTCTGAGATGATTGTACATCAGGTGCCGGACTGGGCGAGGGACTGGCATGCAGGCATTGCATCGTCCGGCTCCGTTCAGCAGGAAGTCTGTGCACTCTATTCAGAATGGATGCATCTGGTGCAGAGGACGCGAGGAGGATTTTTCTTTGGGTCTGATCCGTCCTATGGGGGAGATATTACCGGGCGCAATCAGCGTGGACCAAGCTACTCATTTTACGATAATGCCCGCTATATTGCCTTGTCGAGACTGTTCGGGACGGGATTTGTGCCAATCGGATGCTATTAAGCGCCGATTGGCTGCGTCAGGTTCGATAGAACTCCCGGTACCACTGCACAAATCGAGGAATTCCCACTTCGATCGGGGTGGTCGGTTTGAAGCCGACATCGGTGGTGAGATCGTCGATATCGGCGTACGTCGCTGGAACGTCTCCCGGTTGCAACGGCAACAGCCTCTTGTCAGCTTTCTTCCCCAATGCCTTCTCCAGCACTTCGATGAAGTGCAGCAGTTCAACAGGCCGGTGATTACCGATATTGTAGATTCTGGCGGGAGCCGAGCTCGTTCCTGGATCCGGCTTCTCTCCTGACCATGCTGCGTTGGCCGTTGCCGGATGATCAAGCGTCCGGATGACACCATCGACGATGTCGTCCACATAGGTAAAATCGCGTTGCATCTTCCCTTGGTTGAACACATCAATCGGTCTACCTTCCACGATCGCTTTGGTAAAGATGAAGAGGGCCATATCGGGCCGGCCCCAAGGACCATAGACGGTAAAAAATCGAAGACCGGTGCAGGGCAGTCGATAGAGATGGGCATAACAGTGCGCCATCAGCTCGTTGGCTTTCTTACTGGCGGCATAGAGCGACACCGGGTGGTCGACGTTATCATGAATAGAAAACGGCATGTGAGTGTTGCCACCATACACGGAGCTGGAGGACGCGTAGACGAGGTGGTCGATCCCAGCGTGTCGACAGCCTTCGAGAATATTCATAAACCCTTCGATGTTGCTCTCGGTGTAGGCGTGAGGGTTCACGAGTGAATAGCGCACACCGGCTTGAGCGGCGAGATGCACGACTCGTCGTATCGTTTTATCCGCGAAGAGGTCGCGCATGCCCTGTCGGTCAGCGAGATCCAGCTTGACGAAGCTGAATCGCTCACGTGCTGTCAATTGTGCGAGGCGAGCTTCTTTTAACCGGACGTCGTAGTAATCGTTGATGTTATCGAGACCGATGACGTGTTCGCCCCTATCCAGCAGACGAGTGGCCACGTGAAATCCTATGAATCCGGCGGCTCCCGTGACCAGAATAGTTGGCTGTTGGTTGCTCATGTGCGATTCTCCTGCAAAAATGAATACTTAGTGCTGTTTTTCATGCTTCATGAATGGCGGGTGGCCATGGTCGAGACAATACAAATTTATTGGAGCGAGGGCATCAGCCGATGAGATGACGTGAATCTCGCCTTGACTCGTTACTCGATAGAGATCGAGGACATGGGCACGATGATAGCGACATTCTTGAGAATCAAGAAGGCCTTTCAATTTCTGGGGATCTTCCCAGTGAGACGTCAGGAGTGCGGTTCGGGCAGGATTGCGGTGGCTGAACATGAAGGACAGGTGATCCGGATACCAGTCCGCGCCTCCAGTCGCATAGGAAACAAACAATCGCGCATGGGCGGCGGCACAGAGTTCGGCAAGGTAGGCGTTGGTAAGATAGCCGTTCTCGCCGACATCCAACCATGTTCCGGGGTGAGACAGCGGTGCGTGGGCAGCATGGCTTCTGATTTCGAGCAGTTGCTGCTGCGAGGCGAGTACGAGGGAAATCGCTCCATACTGTTCAACGAGTCGATGAATGACATTGTCCTTGATCGCCGATCGTCCGTTGTTCGTCGGACCGCTGTCGGCATGAACGAGGACATTGTGCCCACGGTCAGAAATTAGGTAGCAATTTCTCGGCATTTCTAAGTCGCAAGGGTCTTCTCCATAGAACGGGACCGAGACGACTGCGCCACCTTCAAATGCCCAACTTTCGCCATGGGCCAGCTCGACGACTTGATCAAACCCCAATTCTGTGAGTAGGGCTCGATAATCAAAGTACAACTGTTTTCGGTTTCGTCGACTGGGAATAATGATTGGGGTGTCTTTAGGTAAATGGAGCAAGGTGCGAGGATCGACGTGATCGTCGTGATCGTGAGTGAGAAATACGGCGGCAGGCTTCGGTAACAGCCGACCCCAGAGCGACGGCAACGGTGATTCGGCAAACCAGGGCAGCAGCCATGGATCGAACAAGAAAAGAGACTCTCGTTGTCGATAGAGCAAGGCAGCATGTCCCAGATGGACTGTGTCCTGATCTTGGACGGCCTCGAACCAATGTCGATGGACCGAAGCTGAAGGCGAAGTGGCCAGGCACCCATACTGCTGCAGCGTTTCGAGTAATTTCATGAGCAGGCCTTGCGCGTCGCGAGGCATGGCGGCGACGGAGGATCGTAGCGCATCAGCCGTATGCGTGCCGTCGAGCAGGCCGAGCAACTTGCCCACAGATGGACCGAGGCGACGGTCATTGAAGCCCATTGGGAGCGCTTGACGGTTGACCGCATGGAAAATGCGAAGGCCACCATTGGTGACGGTTGCCGATTTGGTTGGATCGATCGGGTAATCCCAACGGAACGTCCCCTCTGGCCGTCGACCGCAGTGAATGTGCTGTTTAAGATAGAGACGCGCATTGACCAGTTCAGCGTAGGCATCTTCCAGCCGCTGTCTGCGATCAGGATCATCGAGCGGCGCCCGCTTTGAGAAGACATCGCTGATTGCCGTATCGATGGCACTTGCCATAAGGCTATGGGCCTCCTGGAGGCTGGCAACGACTTCAGGGGCGACGCCACCGATGAACGGGAATGGGCCAGGAGGCGCCGCACTCTCCAATTGGACCCAACACCAGGGGACGAGACTTACGTAGTGGTTGTGCGGGATAGCGGTCCACATCGGGCTTATGGGTTGGCGGCGAACCGTAGCGCGCTGATTGTCGGTTCATACAAGGCTTGGATTAGGTTGCCGTCGGGGTCGGAAAAATAGAATGAATAACTGCCGTCACGGTGCTGCTTCGGTTCCTTGGCGATGCGTCCGCCCATTGCCTCAATCCTGGGCGCGATGCTCTGATACATCTGATCGACTGCCTTTGGGTTCTCGCAGATCACTCCGAGATGATCAAGCAGTTGGGTCTTCGAGGGATCGTAGGAGGCTTGTTCGCTCTTGGAGATCTGATGAAGGGCCAAGTTGTCATTCCCAGAGCTGAAATACACATTGTCCGGATCCGGTTCCCATATAGGCCGAAAGCCGAGGAGCTCCTCATAAAATCGGCGCGAGCAAGGGAGGTCGATCACACGCAGTGCTAGGTGGCGAAGGCCTCGGTGGAGTGGTGTGGTCATGTCTGTACAACGAGTGAGTAGTCAAAGAGAAGTCTGTATAGTAGGGAGATAACTGCTAAGCCGTCAATGAAAAATCCGCTGAAACGGTTGTGCGCGACGGCTCTGGTACGATCACAATGCTCATGGCGTTCAAGGGAATGACAATAGCTGCGTTCGAAAGCCGGATGGCCACCGAGATCACCCGTCTGATCGAACGCTACGGCGGGCGGCCACTGGTTGCTCCGGTTCTGCGGGAAGTCCCGCTCCAAGACAATCCGGTCGTACACGAGTTCGGCGTACGGCTCCTGGCCGGCCGCGTCGACTTGCTGATTCTCCTGACCGGTGTGGGTACAACAACATTGGTCGATTTGCTCAAGACGCGCTTCTCCTGGTCATCAGTCATAACTGCTCTCCAACAGACGACCATCGTGGCACGTGGTCCCAAGTCGATTGCAGCTCTCAAAGCTATCGGTCTTCACGCGACGCTCACGGCGCCGGAGCCTAATACCTGGACAGAGGTGATTGCTGTGCTGGATCAACATCGGCCTGTGACAGGTCTGCGAGTTGCTGTGCAGGAATACGGAGTCTCTAACCCAGACCTCGTGCACGCATTGGAGCAACGAGGCGCGGACGTGTTTCCGGTTTCCATCTACAAATGGGCTCTCCCAGAAGACCTGAGTTCGATACGCTCTATGCTCGACCAGATCACAGCGGGGCGTGTTGGTGTGATTCTGATCACCAATGCGGCTCAGGTGGACCACGTCATGCATGTGTTGGCACAAAATGAGCAGCAGGAGGCTTTTCGTACGGCATTGAAGAAGATAGTCGTTGCCTCGATTGGTCCAACCGCAAGCGAACGGCTGCGGCACCACGACTGGCCGGTTGACTTTGAACCGTCGCACCCCAAGATGGGAATCTTGGTGAAAGAAGTGACAGGTCAGGTCGCGAGCATACTCAACAGAAAGCGATCAAGGTTTGCATAAGTATTCCAGCCAGATGCTGTGAGGTGTTCAGAACCTTGTCAGGGAATGTTTCCGTGTATCCCACGACCGGGTAGGTGGAGGTGTTACTGGATGTCTAGAGCCTGGGGTATAACCAACGTCCGGTTCTTGCCCCTCAACCGGGCACCGGGATCGCTCAGTGATTTGCCTCGCCTGGGACCCTTCCCGTTCGCATCCCAGGCGAGAGTCTCACAAGCTGTTGATTGTATTAATTTATTTATTCTGTTTTCTCGGGGGATGTTCATGCTAGGATTCAGCTGCTGCTTTCTTTACGCCATGGAGTCTCTCCTGGTGCGAAGGAACTGGGGGAGGTGATGTGGTGATCGCCTCCCCTTTCTTTTTCCGCCCGCTGCTTGCTTGTGGTGAGCTCAGCCTACCGGTCGTTCCGTCATCGTTTTCTGAACGCCTCATCGTATGGGTACCTCTGCTCGGTGGATCCGGTTGTATCTGAGCACCTTTGCCGATTCTATCCCGCTGGAGGGCTGGTCAATGATCCCGGATTCCGCAGTTGATTGGTTTTGATGTAGCGTAGGTGGCCAAATTCTCCTGTAGGGATAGGAGGTTTGGCATGCGCCCCCGTCAGGCTCTCGCGTCACCGCTCTATCCGAAGATTCGCTTCACATGTACGGACCATCCGATCACGGTCTGGGCCGGGGCGATTCTGCTTCGGCTGTACTTCGAGCTCATCGGGCTGCGCGCGACAATGACTCCGTGGCTCGTCCCGTTCACGAAGTCCTCCAACAATCAGATTCCTGCCGTGGACGTGTTCCTGGCCTGGTGGTATGGGCTTGCCTTGGGCGCCGAACGGTTCGAGCACATGACTCGGTATCGGCGCGATCCGTTGCTGTCCCGGCTGCTGGGGCTGCCGCGGTTTCCCTCCCCCGATACGGTACGGCGGTGCTTCGGGCGGTTCACCGATCGCCACACGACCGACGTGTCGGAGGCCCTGATGAGATTGTCGTTGCCGCGCCTGCGGCCGGCGCTGCTGGGCCATACGCTCGATCTGGATTCCCCCGTGTTCTGTCGCGATGGTACACGAGGGGAGTCGCATCGGACATAATCCGATCAAACATGGGCGGCCTTCCCATCACCCGTTGGTGGCGTGGTTGAGTGAACGGCGGCGGCTCTTGTGGGCGACCTTGCGGGCGGGAAATGCGGGGACGGCTAACGGCGTGCGAGAATTTCTCGCGCAAGCGTTGACGATGCTGCCGCCGGGGCATCAGATCGGCCTCGTGCGAGCGGACTCGGGGTTCTTTGTGACGGCATTCCTGGCGGGCTTGGACGCGCGGGAGTTGCCGTACATCATCGTGGCACGGCTCACCCCACTCGTGCGGAAACTGGTGCTCCATCGCATGCCAGAGGCCGACTGGCGATCGGTCGCCCGAGGGGTCGCCGTTGCCGACAGAATGGTCTCCTTGCCAGCGTGGCACGGGCAGGCGCGGCGGTTCGTCTGTTTACGCCAGACTCTGACAGAGCGGCCCGACGCCAGCGGACGGCGGCTGATCGAGTGTCCGGGCTACACCGATCGCGTCTTGGTCACCAGTGTGCCGTTTGCCGCCGAACTGGTCACCCGGATGTACGCGGGACGGGCAGACAGTGAGAATCGGATCAAGGAGCTGAAAGAGGATCTGAGCCTGGACACCTTCTGTCTCCAGTCGTTTGACGCCACCGATGCCGCCTTCCGAACGGGCTGCGTCCTCTACAACTTGCTGATGGGGTTTCGGGAGACGGTCCTGCCCGTGTGTTGGTTTGAACGGCGGCTGCGGGCGATACGGGATCTGGTCTTTCTGGTCGGAGCCGATCTGATTCCCCACGCTCGACGACTGCGGGTCCGATTCGCCGTGCCTCCAGAGGAGCGGGCCGAGTTTCTCGAACGGCTCCGGACGCTTTCGGAGGGGTTGCCGATTGCGGCGCAGTTGGAGTGGGAGCTGAGCGAAGCTGATGACGTGGATCAGGCTTCCACTCGCGCCCCGAATGCGACCGGACCCACCGTTAGGCCGGTGCGCCAGAGGGCCGGGGCGTCACCCTAACTCATCTCTACTGCGGAATCCGGGCTCAGTGGAAGCTCTCGTCGGTAGTTGTGAGTTCTGTCTGAGGCAAGTCTCTCAGACGCGTTGCCGAAGAAGTGTTCGTTCTGACAGCGACTCGTACGATGTGGTGCGGGGATGAGGAAGATCGAAGATGCGGAATGGTGAGGAGGCGACCTTGACGACGCCTCCTCATGGATCAACTGCTACTTTTTCTTCTTGGCCGGTTTCTTGGCCACCGCCTTTTTGGCCGGCTTCTTCGCTGCTTTCTTCGTTGCCATGAGCACTCCACCCCCTTTCGACTCTAAAAAATGGTGATTGTGTATGTGTGATATAGCAGAGTTTGTGCTGCGAGTAAAATTTTCTCTACACAATTTTGTTCCCGTCGCCTGAAATCGGGATCAATCTTGCCATGAGCTTCCCCGTTTTCTCATGGGATGGGATGTAAATTCACAGCCGCATAAAGCAAAAGCAAACTGAAGGCAGGTGCGACGGCCGGTCAGTTCTTGCACACCCTGATTCACATCATCAGCACCGCTGCGCCTTGAAAGCTCCCCGCTTTTAGTTCCTGCAGTGCGCGATTTGCTTCTTCAAGAGGAAAGCGGACCGTATGGGGTTTGATGGGAATGGCCGCGGCTTCGCGGAGTAGATCGATCCCGTCTTGCCTCGTATTGGCGGTTACGCTACGAATGACGCGCTCGCCGAACACATCTCGATCATAGTTTAGCGAAGGAATCGGCGACATGTGGATGCCGGCTAAGGCTAAGGTGCCTCCTCGGCCAAGGGCGCGTAATGCAGGAGGGACGAGCTCACCGGCTGGAGCAAAAATAATCGACCCATGCAGTTTATCGGGTGGCATCTCAGTTGCCCCGCCGACCCAGACCGCTCCCAATTGTCTGGCCAATTCTTGATGTTCTTGTTTGAGCGAACTGACATACACCTGACAGCCCCAATGGCGTGCGATCTGGATGGCGATGTGAGCCGATGCGCCGAAGCCATACAACCCGAGGCGCTGACCGGGCCTGATGTTGCTCAATCGTAAAGCTCGATAGCCGATGATTCCCGCACAGAGTAAGGGCGCGGCTTCATCATCTAAAAAGATCGATGGGATAGGGTAGGCGAATCGCGCGGGCACGACGGCATATTCGGCATACCCGCCGTTGACCTGATAGCCGGTGAACTTTGCGTTCAAACAGAGATTTTCCCGTTCACTCGTGCAGAACTCGCATTGCCCACATGTGCCTTGTAGCCACGCGATCCCTACGCGATCCCCTTCCTTGATCTCTGAAACCTCGGGGCCGACTTGTACCACCGTGCCGACAGCCTGATGCCCCGGGATCAGCGGCAGCGAAGGTTCAGGCAGTTCTCCTTCCACCACATGGAGATCTGTGCGACAGACGCCACAAACGTGGATCCTCACGAGGACCCGATAAGGTTGTGGCGTTGGAATGGGCAGATCTCGAAGGTGTAAGGGATGGCTGGAGACAGCGCCTGCCTTGTCGAGGACCATCGCCTTCATCGATGAACACCTTGCGTGGTGCGGCTGTTTCAGCGTGGCGCTTCTGTGGGCTACGAGGCGTTCTTAGCCTTAATGCACTCGATGTCCAAGTGGATGTGGACCTCATCTCCGACGACAAGCCCGCCGCTATCGAGGACTTTGTTCCACACCATGCCAAAATCCTTGCGGTTGAGGGTGCCATCGGCGCTGAAACCGGCTCTCGTGTTACCCCAGGGATCCTTGGTGACACCGTTGAACGTCGCACTGAGCGTGACCTGTTTGGTCACTCCGCGCAGGGTGAGGTCGCCGATGATTGTGTAGGTGCCCCCTTGCTTCTGGTACTGCGACATTTTGTACGTGATAGTTGGAAACTGTTCGACATCCAAGAAATCGGCATTGCGTAGATGCGCATCGCGTTTGTCATGATTGGTGTCGATGGATCCTGCTTTGATCGTGGCCTCGATCGACTTCAATGTCTTGGCGTCCGCCTCCATCTCAACGAATCCCTGGTAGTCGGTGAATCGCCCCGATGTTTTGGACACCACCATATGGGCGACGCGAAACTCGATCGCCGAGTGATCCCGATCGATGGTCCAGTGAGCTGTTTCGGCTCCGGCTGCGATGGGGAACAATGCGAGGAGACTCACCATCACCATGCCCGCTGTCCAACGCGATCTGAACCGCGTCTCTATGCGATGTGATTTCTGCATGACATCCTCCATTTGAGGGGTCGGCTCAGTGTTTTGGCGCGCTGATTGTTCGTCCAAGTTGCTGTGGTGTGCTGGTGCGGAAGTCTCCTACCCCTGATTGTGAACCAGTCTGCAATCGCACATGGATCTCGATGGGCTCGATTCCAACGCCTAGAGGGAAGGGTGGGAATGGCTGCGCATCGGCGATCGCCCGGATGCCGGCCTGATCAATCTCAGTGATGCCCGATCCATCGGCAATCTCCAGCAACTGAGCATGCCCGCCGGGATACAGCCGAAATTGCATGTGTACGGTGTGGGGGAATGAGGAGGCCGGCATGTGACCGGTGGCACGGGTCCAGCCTCGATTCAGAAGGTCACGGACCTGGTCCCAATAGCCTGGTGTTGGTTGCGTAGAACGAGACGGGATGAGGTCTTCCTCCACCACTTCCTCACTGACCAGAGGGATCGCACCAGGCAAAGGCTCGGCATGGCCGGCGGCTGGATCTATTTCACTTGGAGGGGCTATGGGAGGGTCTTGATGGGTTGTGAGCGACGCCTGGTCATCACCAGCGGGCGTGGTGTCACCCATTGTGAGATAGATAATTCGAGTCAGCACTCGTTCGAATTTTGTGTCGGTTGATCGGGCGAAGGTCACGTGGAGTCGAGAAACGTGTGGGGCTGGGGACAGTCGATCATGCGCGACGGGTACAAGGGTGGTCGTTGCGTTCATCACCAAAGCACTAGGCTCAGGCTTCAACGTGACGATCTGTGATTCAAAATGAGCCGATTCACAGATCGCCACAATCGGCATAGAGTCATGTGGAGTGCCACCGAGTGTGATCGACAGCTCAAGTGGTTGACCGATCTGGAGACTGCCTGAGCCGTTCGAACCCGTGATATCGAACGTCGCCCACTGTGGCTCGGCGGAAACGGCCTGCGGCGTGGCGGGACGAGGTTGTGATTGCACGCTCGCGCGAGCGGGAGCCTGATACAATGGGGTGCTCAACAATCCGACAACTACCATCAGGCGAGTGAGGACTGGGTAGACCATGTGCTTAGCATCCTACCCACATCGGGATCTCCGTGCAACGTGGTTCTTTTGCTGAAACAGTAGGGGCCAACGATTGAACCTGGTATAGAATGAATCCATGCAAGCCCTCGTCAAAACGACCGCCGGACCTGGCTTAACCCTGACTGAATGGGAGGATCCAACTCCTGGACCGCATGACGCCGTGGTGAAGGTGGCGGCGACCTCGTTATGTGGGACCGATGCCCATATCTATCGCTGGGATGACTGGGCAGAACGACGGGTGCACCCGCCCCGTATCATCGGCCATGAACTATGTG of Nitrospira sp. contains these proteins:
- a CDS encoding TonB C-terminal domain-containing protein, whose amino-acid sequence is MVYPVLTRLMVVVGLLSTPLYQAPARASVQSQPRPATPQAVSAEPQWATFDITGSNGSGSLQIGQPLELSITLGGTPHDSMPIVAICESAHFESQIVTLKPEPSALVMNATTTLVPVAHDRLSPAPHVSRLHVTFARSTDTKFERVLTRIIYLTMGDTTPAGDDQASLTTHQDPPIAPPSEIDPAAGHAEPLPGAIPLVSEEVVEEDLIPSRSTQPTPGYWDQVRDLLNRGWTRATGHMPASSFPHTVHMQFRLYPGGHAQLLEIADGSGITEIDQAGIRAIADAQPFPPFPLGVGIEPIEIHVRLQTGSQSGVGDFRTSTPQQLGRTISAPKH